Proteins encoded together in one Rhizobium bangladeshense window:
- a CDS encoding NepR family anti-sigma factor, with protein MTTRKKDAADQRKLELRASDILDPNNQIGVRLRSLYAAAQDEAIPDRFLDLLEKLDHAEMMASAKMAE; from the coding sequence ATGACGACACGCAAGAAAGATGCAGCTGATCAGCGAAAGCTGGAGCTGCGGGCAAGCGATATTTTGGACCCGAACAATCAGATCGGTGTCAGGTTGCGGTCGCTTTACGCGGCTGCACAGGATGAGGCGATCCCGGATCGTTTTCTCGATCTTCTCGAAAAACTCGACCATGCCGAGATGATGGCTTCCGCCAAGATGGCCGAATAG
- a CDS encoding response regulator, with product MTLSTRIAPHLPYLRRYSRALTGTQTSGDAYVAAVLEAIIADLSIFPDTANDRVALYKLFTQLFGSTAVQIPEPTSPYAWEQRATLNLSKVSPGARQAFLLASVENFRVAEIAEILELDEQDVMQLLDKASQEISRQVATDIMIIEDEPLIAMDIEQMVESLGHRVTGIARTHAEAVALYNKTKPSMVLADIQLADGSSGIDAVNDILKTSSVPVIFITAFPERLLTGERPEPTFLVTKPFNPDMVKALISQALFFNESTKVAA from the coding sequence ATGACACTTTCTACTCGAATTGCGCCGCACCTTCCCTATCTGCGTCGCTATTCCCGCGCCCTTACCGGCACCCAGACTTCAGGCGACGCTTATGTCGCTGCCGTTCTCGAAGCCATTATAGCCGACTTGTCGATTTTCCCGGATACAGCCAATGACCGGGTCGCACTTTACAAACTGTTCACGCAACTGTTTGGTTCCACCGCAGTCCAGATTCCAGAGCCTACCTCCCCTTATGCATGGGAACAGCGCGCTACGCTCAACCTGTCCAAGGTTTCACCGGGTGCACGCCAGGCCTTCCTGCTCGCTTCGGTGGAAAATTTCCGCGTTGCAGAGATCGCAGAAATTCTCGAACTCGATGAACAGGATGTCATGCAGTTGCTCGACAAGGCCTCACAGGAAATCTCCCGTCAGGTCGCAACCGACATCATGATCATCGAGGATGAACCGCTGATCGCCATGGATATAGAGCAAATGGTCGAAAGCCTCGGCCACCGTGTTACCGGCATCGCCCGCACGCACGCCGAAGCCGTCGCGCTCTACAATAAGACGAAGCCGAGCATGGTGCTCGCCGACATCCAGCTTGCCGACGGCAGTTCCGGTATCGACGCGGTGAACGACATCCTCAAGACATCGAGCGTGCCGGTGATCTTCATCACCGCATTCCCGGAACGGCTTTTGACTGGCGAGCGCCCCGAACCGACTTTCCTCGTGACCAAACCGTTCAACCCCGACATGGTCAAGGCTCTGATCAGTCAAGCGCTTTTCTTCAATGAATCGACCAAGGTAGCCGCCTGA
- a CDS encoding sensor histidine kinase, translated as MSDTPFTFEGKAAMMERALGSAGISILCQDARLSIFYAENLPPHFAALFLPGGSDAALFGDVQGQYLTALKRKVLETGIPNNAEVDIDVDGEMRTYELKIQRTGERGTLGLLSVMTEVTESRHREKVLKSLLRELSHRSKNLLAIIQGIATQTARNTLSLDSFLLKFRGRLQSLSNSQDLVTDSSWRGAYLFELAEKQFAPYWPETAGSMPIYGINAHLTPNAAVHLGLALHELIVNSASYGAISSGAASITLNCREAMINDRKAIEIAWAEVLQDQSEVHEFSDNSFGRTVLERVVPSSVNGKAELSLVPGRIEYRLTIPETEFEIFKRM; from the coding sequence TTGTCGGACACGCCTTTCACCTTCGAAGGCAAAGCCGCAATGATGGAGCGAGCGCTCGGCAGCGCTGGGATTTCAATCCTCTGCCAGGACGCCCGGCTTTCGATCTTTTACGCCGAAAATCTGCCGCCGCATTTCGCAGCGCTTTTTTTGCCCGGCGGCAGTGATGCCGCCCTTTTCGGGGATGTCCAGGGGCAATATCTCACGGCGCTGAAGCGTAAGGTGCTGGAGACCGGTATTCCCAACAATGCCGAGGTCGACATCGATGTCGACGGCGAAATGCGAACCTATGAATTGAAAATCCAGCGAACCGGCGAACGCGGCACGCTCGGGCTACTATCCGTGATGACGGAGGTGACCGAAAGCCGGCATCGTGAAAAAGTGCTGAAATCGCTGTTGCGCGAACTCTCGCACCGTTCGAAGAACCTTCTCGCCATCATTCAGGGCATCGCGACGCAAACAGCGCGCAACACGCTCTCGCTCGACAGCTTCCTTCTCAAGTTCCGCGGCAGGTTGCAGTCGCTTTCCAATTCCCAGGACCTGGTCACGGATTCCAGCTGGCGCGGCGCCTACCTCTTCGAGCTTGCCGAAAAACAGTTCGCCCCCTATTGGCCGGAGACGGCCGGCTCCATGCCGATCTATGGCATCAATGCCCACCTGACGCCGAATGCAGCCGTGCATCTCGGGCTTGCCCTCCACGAACTCATCGTCAACTCCGCCTCCTATGGAGCGATATCAAGCGGCGCCGCCTCAATCACTTTGAACTGCCGTGAGGCGATGATCAACGACAGGAAAGCGATCGAGATTGCCTGGGCCGAAGTGTTGCAGGATCAGTCGGAAGTCCATGAATTCAGCGACAACAGCTTCGGGCGCACCGTACTGGAGCGTGTCGTGCCCTCGTCAGTCAACGGTAAAGCGGAGCTGAGCCTCGTGCCGGGCCGAATCGAATATCGGCTGACCATTCCGGAAACAGAATTCGAAATCTTCAAGCGCATGTGA
- a CDS encoding NAD(P)-dependent oxidoreductase, with amino-acid sequence MERLETGIHAGRLSPAEYEANFSDLHPRLDNHEALVAADRCYFCYDAPCMTACPTSIDIPLFIRQISTGNPLGSAKTIFDQNILGGMCARVCPTEELCEQACVRNTAEERPVEIGRLQRYATDAAMQAGKQFYVRAEASGKRIAVVGAGPAGLAAAHRLAVKGHSVTIYDAREKSGGLNEYGIATYKTVDDFAQKEVEYVLSIGGIDVRHGVLLGRDFSLSDLQAQYHAVFLGIGLAGVNALRIEGERLAGVDDAVDFIAALRQAEDKGQIPIGRRVVVLGGGMTAIDAAVQAKLLGAEEVTICYRRGKEHMNASEYEQDLASSKGVIIRHWLAPKSILSQDGKVAAIEVEYTKIVEGRLVGTGETGVIAADQIFKAIGQTFDASGLGSLRMESGRIAVDVEGRTSLDGVWAGGDCVFGGEDLTVSAVAHGRDAAESIHRALSATAAPAVAVA; translated from the coding sequence ATGGAACGACTGGAAACTGGGATTCATGCCGGGCGGCTTTCGCCCGCCGAGTATGAAGCTAATTTTTCCGATCTGCATCCGCGCCTCGACAATCATGAGGCGCTGGTCGCCGCCGACCGCTGTTATTTCTGTTATGACGCGCCGTGCATGACGGCCTGCCCCACCTCGATCGACATTCCGCTGTTCATCCGCCAGATTTCGACCGGCAATCCGCTCGGCTCGGCAAAGACGATCTTCGACCAGAACATTCTCGGCGGCATGTGCGCCCGCGTCTGTCCCACCGAAGAGCTCTGCGAGCAGGCCTGCGTACGCAACACCGCCGAGGAACGGCCCGTCGAGATCGGCCGCCTGCAGCGTTATGCGACCGATGCCGCCATGCAGGCAGGCAAGCAGTTCTATGTCAGGGCCGAGGCGAGCGGCAAACGGATCGCCGTTGTCGGCGCCGGCCCGGCAGGCCTTGCCGCCGCCCATCGCCTGGCGGTGAAGGGCCATAGCGTGACCATCTACGACGCCAGGGAAAAATCCGGCGGCCTCAACGAGTACGGCATCGCCACCTACAAGACGGTCGATGACTTCGCCCAGAAGGAAGTCGAGTACGTTTTGTCGATCGGTGGTATCGACGTCAGGCACGGCGTCCTTCTCGGCCGCGATTTTTCGCTTTCCGATCTGCAGGCGCAGTATCACGCTGTCTTCCTCGGCATCGGCCTTGCCGGCGTCAACGCGTTGCGCATCGAAGGCGAAAGGCTTGCCGGCGTCGATGATGCCGTCGACTTCATTGCCGCGCTCCGCCAGGCGGAAGACAAGGGTCAGATCCCGATCGGCCGCCGTGTCGTCGTGCTCGGCGGCGGCATGACGGCGATCGACGCTGCCGTGCAGGCAAAGCTGCTCGGCGCCGAGGAGGTGACGATCTGTTACCGCCGTGGCAAGGAACATATGAACGCCTCGGAATACGAGCAGGATCTGGCCAGTTCCAAGGGCGTCATCATCCGCCACTGGCTCGCGCCGAAATCAATCCTGTCGCAGGACGGCAAAGTCGCCGCCATCGAGGTGGAATATACCAAAATCGTCGAAGGCCGCCTGGTCGGTACCGGCGAGACCGGCGTGATTGCCGCCGATCAGATCTTCAAGGCGATCGGCCAGACCTTTGATGCCTCCGGCCTCGGTTCACTGCGCATGGAATCCGGTCGCATCGCGGTCGACGTCGAAGGCCGGACTTCGCTTGACGGCGTCTGGGCCGGAGGCGACTGCGTCTTCGGCGGCGAGGACCTCACGGTTTCCGCTGTCGCCCACGGCCGCGATGCGGCTGAATCCATCCATCGCGCTCTCTCCGCAACGGCCGCTCCGGCTGTCGCGGTTGCTTGA
- the preA gene encoding NAD-dependent dihydropyrimidine dehydrogenase subunit PreA — protein sequence MADLRNNFVGIKSPNPFWLASAPPTDKAYNVERAFKAGWGGVVWKTLGEEGPPVVNVNGPRYGAIFGADRRLLGLNNIELITDRDLYTNLREMKQVKMNWPDRALIASIMVPCEEQAWKAILPLVEETGADGIELNFGCPHGMSERGMGSAVGQVPEYIEMVVRWCKQYTRMPVITKLTPNITDIRRPARAAKAGGTDAVSLINTINSIVSVDLDNFAPNPTVGGKGSHGGYCGPAVKPIALNMVAEIARDPETYGLPISGIGGITTWRDAAEFLVLGAGNVQVCTAAMTYGFKIVQEMISGLSDWMDEKGHRTLDDITGRAVPNVTDWQYLNLNYVAKAKIDQDACIKCGRCHIACEDTSHQAITNVLNGLRHFEVIEEECVGCNLCVNVCPVENCITMEPLAAGTIDKRTGRAVDPNYANWTTHPNNPMARQAAE from the coding sequence ATGGCTGATCTCCGCAACAATTTCGTCGGCATCAAATCCCCGAACCCGTTCTGGCTGGCGTCCGCGCCGCCGACCGACAAGGCCTATAACGTCGAGCGCGCCTTCAAGGCCGGCTGGGGTGGCGTGGTCTGGAAGACGCTCGGCGAGGAAGGACCGCCCGTCGTCAACGTCAACGGCCCCCGCTATGGCGCGATCTTTGGCGCCGACCGCCGCCTACTGGGCCTCAACAATATCGAGCTGATCACCGACCGCGACCTCTACACCAACCTGCGCGAAATGAAGCAGGTGAAGATGAACTGGCCGGATCGGGCGCTGATCGCCTCGATCATGGTGCCCTGCGAGGAACAGGCCTGGAAGGCGATCCTGCCTCTGGTCGAAGAGACCGGCGCCGACGGTATCGAACTCAATTTCGGCTGTCCGCACGGCATGTCGGAACGCGGCATGGGCTCGGCCGTCGGCCAGGTGCCGGAATATATCGAAATGGTCGTGCGCTGGTGCAAGCAGTACACCCGCATGCCCGTTATCACCAAGCTGACGCCAAATATCACCGATATCCGCCGCCCCGCCCGCGCCGCCAAGGCCGGCGGCACCGACGCCGTTTCGCTGATCAACACGATCAATTCGATCGTCTCCGTCGATCTCGACAACTTCGCCCCCAACCCGACGGTCGGCGGCAAGGGCAGCCATGGCGGCTATTGCGGCCCGGCGGTCAAGCCGATCGCGCTCAACATGGTGGCTGAGATCGCTCGTGACCCCGAAACCTACGGCCTGCCGATCTCCGGCATCGGCGGCATCACCACCTGGCGGGACGCGGCCGAATTCCTCGTCCTCGGTGCCGGCAACGTTCAGGTCTGCACGGCGGCGATGACCTACGGCTTCAAGATCGTACAGGAGATGATATCGGGCCTCTCCGACTGGATGGATGAAAAGGGCCATCGCACCCTCGACGACATTACCGGTCGCGCCGTGCCCAACGTCACCGACTGGCAATATCTGAACCTCAACTACGTCGCCAAGGCGAAGATTGATCAGGACGCCTGCATCAAATGCGGCCGCTGCCATATTGCCTGCGAGGACACTTCGCACCAGGCGATTACCAATGTCCTCAACGGTCTGCGTCACTTCGAGGTGATCGAAGAGGAATGCGTCGGCTGCAATCTCTGCGTCAACGTCTGCCCGGTCGAGAACTGCATCACCATGGAACCGCTTGCCGCCGGCACCATCGACAAACGTACCGGCCGCGCCGTCGATCCGAACTATGCCAACTGGACGACCCACCCGAACAACCCGATGGCCCGCCAGGCAGCGGAGTGA